A region of the Prochlorococcus marinus XMU1402 genome:
GGTGTGATACCAAGAATTCATGGGATGAGAAAAAACACCCTTCAATATCAATTGAAAAAATAATAGATCGCATAAAAATTGCCAGAGAAAAAGGAGCATCTTTTTGCGTTATTACAGGTGGAGAACCTTTACAACATAACTTGGATAATTTTTGCAAAGCCATAAAAAAAATGACTATGGGAAAAGAACAAAACTCAATGAAAATTCATATTGAGACAAGTGGAGTTAATTCGATATCAGGAAGTTATGACTGGATTACTTTATCTCCTAAAAGACACTCACCTCCAAAAGATTATTTTTTAAAAAACTGTAATGAAATCAAAATAATCATAAATGAAATAGAAGATATTGAATTTGCTATTCAAATAAAAAAAGAAACTTTAAAACAACATCAACTTTCTAAAAGCGAGGATGGCTTAAAAAAAGAAGAAAAAATTTTTTATTTACAGCCAGCATGGAACAATAAGAATGGGTTTTCTCTTGCTATTGATTTCGTAAAAAATAACCCCGATTGGAAATTGAGCCTTCAAACTCACAAATACTTAAAAATTAAATGAAATCATATGACTCTTAAAAATAAATCGATAGTAGTTTTATTATCTGGAGGTTTAGATTCTTCTACAGTTACTGGTATCGCAAAAAAATCCGAAGCTAAAATTTTTGGCCTTTCATTTGACTACGGTCAACGCCATAAAAAAGAATTAAATTCTGCATCAATAATTGCAAAACACTTTGATATCGAAGAATTTAAAATAATTAAGCTTGACTTGTCTTTGTGGGGAGGCTCGTCATTAACTGATAGAAAAAAAAATATTCCTACAGAAGGAGTAAAAACCAATAAAATTCCTAATACTTATGTTCCTGGTAGAAATACTATATTTATTTCCGTTGCACTAAGTTATGCCGAAGCAATAGATGCTGATTTTATAGGATTAGGAGTTAATGCACTGGATTATTCTGGTTATCCAGATTGCAGACCTGACTACATAAAAAAATTTCAAGAATTAGCAGATTTAGCCAATAAAAGAGGAAGAGAAAATAATCCAATAAAACTTTGGACACCGCTATTAGATTTAAATAAAGAAGAAATCATTAAATTAGCTTTTGACAATCATGTCCCTTTAGATAAAACATGGAGTTGTTATTCGGGTAATTCAAAACCATGCGGTAAGTGTGATAGCTGCAGAATTAGAAATGCCGCTTTTGAAAAATGGCTTAAAAACAATAATAAAAAATGAAAATAAAAAAAATAATTCTAGAAAAATGGATAGATCCAGCACTGATTGCTTATCATCTAACAAAAAAATTCGGAGATAAAGGATTAGCTTGGCTAGACAGTGATGGTAAAGAAAATGGGGAATGGTCAATAATAGGAATTAAACCTAAAAAAATAATTCAATCAAGAGATATTAATAACTTAGACAAAACTAATAATCCCTTTAACAATTTAAAAAATATTGAAAAAGGATTTTGGATCGGATGGTTAAGTTATGAAGCTGGAGCATACATAGAACCAAAAAACCCATGGCGACAATCTGATATGGCAACTTTATGGATTGCATCATATGATCCAATCATTAAATGTAATCTAATAAAAAATGAAATAATTATCGAAGGCACAAACTCAGATGAACTCATGAGTTATAAAAATATAATCAACAATATAAGAACTATTAAAGAAGAAAATATTATTAAAACAAATTTGAATTTTGATTTTTCAAAAATTAATTTGGACAAAATGGCTGAAAAATTTCAGAAAAATATTTTAAAATTGAAAAAATTAATTTCTTTAGGGGATTTATTTCAAGCAAACCTAACAACTAAATGCGAAATTGAATGTTATAAAAACTATAGTCCTCTTGATATTTATTTAAAAATAAGAAGGAAATTAAGAGCTCCCTTTGGAGGAATAATAGTAAATAATAATGATATTTATAAAGAGGCGGTATTATCTACCTCGCCAGAAAGATTTATAAAAATAGATAATAAAAATTTTGTAGAATCAAGACCTATCAAAGGGACTAGATCAAGAGATAAAGATTTAAATCAGGACGCACTTAATGCTATAGATTTAATAACGAACGAAAAAGATAGAGCCGAAAATATCATGATCGTTGACCTCATA
Encoded here:
- a CDS encoding 7-carboxy-7-deazaguanine synthase QueE gives rise to the protein MTNFLPLVEQFHSLQGEGYHVGKSAFFVRLAGCKVGCSWCDTKNSWDEKKHPSISIEKIIDRIKIAREKGASFCVITGGEPLQHNLDNFCKAIKKMTMGKEQNSMKIHIETSGVNSISGSYDWITLSPKRHSPPKDYFLKNCNEIKIIINEIEDIEFAIQIKKETLKQHQLSKSEDGLKKEEKIFYLQPAWNNKNGFSLAIDFVKNNPDWKLSLQTHKYLKIK
- the queC gene encoding 7-cyano-7-deazaguanine synthase QueC; translation: MTLKNKSIVVLLSGGLDSSTVTGIAKKSEAKIFGLSFDYGQRHKKELNSASIIAKHFDIEEFKIIKLDLSLWGGSSLTDRKKNIPTEGVKTNKIPNTYVPGRNTIFISVALSYAEAIDADFIGLGVNALDYSGYPDCRPDYIKKFQELADLANKRGRENNPIKLWTPLLDLNKEEIIKLAFDNHVPLDKTWSCYSGNSKPCGKCDSCRIRNAAFEKWLKNNNKK
- a CDS encoding anthranilate synthase component I family protein, with translation MKIKKIILEKWIDPALIAYHLTKKFGDKGLAWLDSDGKENGEWSIIGIKPKKIIQSRDINNLDKTNNPFNNLKNIEKGFWIGWLSYEAGAYIEPKNPWRQSDMATLWIASYDPIIKCNLIKNEIIIEGTNSDELMSYKNIINNIRTIKEENIIKTNLNFDFSKINLDKMAEKFQKNILKLKKLISLGDLFQANLTTKCEIECYKNYSPLDIYLKIRRKLRAPFGGIIVNNNDIYKEAVLSTSPERFIKIDNKNFVESRPIKGTRSRDKDLNQDALNAIDLITNEKDRAENIMIVDLIRNDLSKVCETGSIMVPEILKLESFLKVHHLTSVVRGKLKKDKNWIDLLKASWPGGSITGAPKLRSCQRLFELEECERGPYCGSFLKLDWNGEFDSNILIRSFLIKDKKINIFAGCGIVIDSNPEEETNELKWKLLPLIDSLK